CACAAACGGGCACCACATTTTGAAACACACAAGCGGCTGTTCGCTTGCCTTGTCCAAACCGAGCCGCCGCATCAGGTCCGCGTTTTTTTGCAAGGTCAACTTCTCAAAGCCGCCGCACCAGACATAGTGATCGAAAGCTGGCAAATGCCGCCCGACAAATTCGGAATGATCCGTATCCAAAAGCAACACGTCGTAATGCGGCCATCCGCCTTCCGTTTGGTTCACGTGCCGATCCAACTGCCCATATGTCAAAAATCCGACAGCCACGTCAAAGCCTTCAAACTCCGTCACAAAAGCTCCCGGACGGTCGTCAGTCCGCGGCAAATATCCCAGCACCGTTTGCGCCATCGACGAATCGACCAGCAGTACGCGTTGCCCCGCCGCCGCCAGCAATTTGCCCAGCGCTAGAAGCAAGTGGCTTTTGTCCGTCGCACCGAGAAAAGCGATCTTTTTCATAATGCCCTCCCTTTACGAAGCCGAAGGCGGCTGGTTAAACACATCTTCCAGTTTATTTGCCGGTGGCTTTTCTTGACCGTTTTCCGGCGGCATTTCCTTCGTTTCCCCCGGAGATGCTTCGGGCACCGGCGACGGTTGGCCGGCGGCGGGATCGTTCCCGGGCCGGGCTTGTCCGTTTTCCTGACCGGCCGGCGGCTCAGCCGGCGGTTGGATGGTTTGGCGGCTCGCGTTGTTTTGCTGCGTGGCGATCCGCTCGTTTTGAAGTTGCTGTTGGACCGTGACGCTGCCATGGACCACCTTCATTTTATCCACGTCGCTCATGGCTTTCAGATCGTTGTCCAAGCGGGTCCGAAGCTGTCTGGCCAGTTCCGTCTTCGCGGTTTCCAAAATGTTCGGATCCGTTTCCATCAGGTTCAGCACTTTCGGATTGGGCGGATAGTTGGGAATGGCCGCCTCCTGCATGCCCGGATCCACGTACGCGAGGGCGTACAATTTCGCTCCTTGCAGGTAGGCGTCGATGATGGCGCTGGAAGCCATCAGGATTTCCCGTTCATCCATCGTGTACCAAACGATATTGCCCGACAGTTCCTGCACTTTCTTTTTGGAAAGGACAATATAGTCCTGGCCGGTTGGGAAGTTGATCCGCACGTCCACGTACTGGCCTTTTTGCAGGTTGGTCGGAAGCTGAATGACGTTAAATTCCTGCAGCCGCAAATCCCTCGGAACGGGGCCTTCCTCAAACAGCATGGAGGACACAAGCGGTGTGTTGGCGCGCAATTCGATTTTTGTGACTTTCCCGACCGCCTGCTTCGGATCGGTGATCAGGTTTTCCGAAACCAGATCCGCGGCAAGGTCAAGCACCCGTAAATCTTCGGTCTTTAGCACCGTTCCGGCCGGGAGATCGCGAACAACTACAACCATCCTCGTTTTTTGGGCTGCTTCCCGGTTTTGGAGTTCCTGGATCCTTGCTTCGTATTCAGCTTTCATCTGGGCTGTGGTTTCTTTGGTTTGCAAAAAGCTGTACAGCACCATGCCGGTGGCAAAAAACAAAATGATCAAAATACATACGAACGAAATCATGATGATTCGTTTTCGTTGTTGTCCCCTAAATGGCATGTCTCTTCATTGCTCCTTTCCATATGGTCAGAAACGTTTGAAGCGAAAGAACCGGTTCCATCTGGGTTCCTCATGGATTCCCTTTCCGAACCAGTAACGGTCGACAAACGCATGGATTCGAGCCGCATAAGCTCCTTTCGTCGCACATTCGCCGCGCCGGATCCCTTCACCTACGGCTTCGTCTTCGGGAAGATCCAATGCATATGGCCACGGAAGAAGTTCGCGCAAACGGTCTTTCGGAATCTTCTCCCGCATCCGGTTCCAGACCACCGCGATATCCGGCGAAGGATACAAGGCGGACAAGAACGGTTTCATCCGGCCAAGATTGCGGATGCTGGCCGGCTCGTCTGTGGTCATTAACCATAACTGTTCGGCCTGCTCCAAGGCCAGCTTCGTGATGGCGTCCAAATGGACTGGAGTATCGATGAGTACCGTATCCATTTCCGACTTCAGAAAACGGACGACGGCGATCAGCTGTTCCCGCTCCAGAATCAACGTCCCTGCCTTGGCGGGGGCAGCGACAATAAAAAAACCCATCTTCGTTTTCAGAAGACAGGCTTGGCTGGCTTTTCCATCCTCGATCCGGCGTACCAGGTCGGCAATCGTCTTGTTTGGCTGGAGTTGCAAGGTGGAAGCCACGGATCCGTGCATCAAATCCAAATCCAGGATGCACACCCGGCCTCCCTCCCGAGCCAGTTTCGCCGCCAAATGAAGCAGAAAGGTGGTCGTTCCGACCCCTCCTTTGGCCGCATACGCGGCAAGAACGGAAGGCGCATACCTGGCAAGTGCTGCTGAAACCGGCGCGGCCGGCGTTTCGCTTTCCTTTTGGGTCCATAATCCGGAAGGCGGCATGGATACCGAAGAAACCGGCTCATGCCCCAAAATAAAGCGGGGGAATTTCTCCTGTTCGTGCTGTTCGTTCTGCGGGATCACTTCCTCTGAAGGAGCCTTTTGTGCCCGGTGGGAAAGCGGCACCGGGTCATCCGGCTCCATATCTTCATCTTCTTCAAAGAGTAAGGAAGACTCCCGCGATGTTGACGGAGACGAAACGTACGCTTCAAAATCCGTTTCATCCGTGGGGGTGATCACGTTGGAAATCCCGATGGCCGCCCATTTTTCTTTTGGGATATTCTCGTCAGATAACAGAAGAACAGTCATCTTTTTGCGGACGAACACGGGCACGAATTTTTCCCAACTTGCGTCCGCGGCATCGAGAACGACCAGTTTCCCTCTGACTTTATGGGCCTCGTGCAACACCCGCACCACCCATCCTTTTCCCCGAAGCCGATTGATCCACTCCTCACGATGGCACGGCCGAAAAAGAACCAGCCGCATGTGTTCCGCCCTCCTTTCGCCATGCATGCCAACCAGAATCGGATATACCGTTTCCTATCAGGGTTTGGATTCAAACCCTTCAAAAACGCCTCGTGCGTATTCGTTCCGATGTTGCCGAATCCAATTGGCCGTCTCCGGGTAACCGAGCACTTCCGCCCAGTAGATCACAACAGGGACGTCCAGCATATTGGTGCGGCCCGATTGGCGAACCGCCTCAAGACCTTCATACACTTTTTGGGAAACTTGAATCATCGCATCTTCCACTCCTTTGGTTTAACTTGTGGATATGTTGTGGATACATTGTGAATATGAAAATTCGAAACGAAAACTGTCATTCCATCCTGAAGTCCTGACCGTTCAACACCCCGCGAAGCGCCCGTTCCAGTTGCCGGTCCGTTGCCTCCATGATGGTTCGCGGATCGTATCCCCTGTCCCCCGCATAAGCAGCAAGATCCCTGCGGAAATATGCATTCGAGACGCAGTGGGAAACAATCAGGACCGTAATCCAATCCCTGGGTAACGTAATGCGATTTTTCATCGTCATCCTCCATTCCTCTTTATTGCAGGGGGAACGTCCGCCAATAATTTCGGATTTCATCCAATTCTCCGCTGTACCACAGGCTTTTCCCGGCTGATGTTTCAAATTGCCATTGCCACTGGTTAATGCGATCTCGGCGCACATACACGGTCACCGGATTTCCGTATTTGTCTTTCGTATTTAATCGAACGACATTGGGGCTGATTGGCATGGTTTCAATGAATAACAGAAACTGGGACTGGCTCATCGGGACATCCCCCCGTTTTCTCAATGGTTCCATAAAAAATTCAGTCCGCCGAAATCGTGATGGATCGACCGCACATGAGCAATGCCGCGGCAGCAAGCGGGATGGCGAAAGAAATCTTCTTATTTTCGACCCGCTGATGTTGAGTACAAGCAAGTGCCAACCAAAGCAATGAGAACATGGAAGCCCATAAACACAAACTGGCAAATCGCGAAGGACCCAAGAGAGTTCCATATGCCATCATGAGCTTTACATCCCCGCCGCCCAACCATCCTTTCAGATAGGGAACAATCAAAATGCTTGCGGATAAAAAACCTGTCAAACTTTCCATCGTATTTCCATCTAAAACGTTCAGGAGGAATCCGCAAAAGATCCCTCCCAAGCTCACTCCATTCGGAATGATATGATCCTTTCCGTCGTACCAAGCGGCAAGCAATGCCATGGTGGCCACCAAACCAACGGACAACCCGGTGATCATCATTTCTTGTATACGCGGAAACCTGTCGGCCCCTGGTCAATGCCGAAGCGATAATGGTACATGAACAAAGCATAATCCACAAGCTTTTCGGCTTCCGAATAAGTGAATACCTCGATTGAACCGCGTTCACAAACTTGCTCTACCTTTTCCTCCAGCTCAGCATCGATATGCTCCCACTTGTGCCCATTCACCATGTCTCACCTCCGAAGTACTTCGATCGGGGCTCTTCTGTCCGATGAATCCGTCATCGACTTTCCACAGCTTCCGATCCTGTCGTCTGCTCGTCCATGTTACACTCGATTGAGAATCGTCCGGGCCGTTTCGGCATCGATCACGCAAACGTAACGGGCATAGTTGTACCCTTGAGGATCCACCGCCAGCACGCGCTTTTTGTCCGTAAGAATGAGCAGTGGGCAGTCCTTATGCTCCCGAATGACATCCAGATCTTCAAGCCGAATCGCCGCATCCATCTCCTGGGGAGTAACAAGAAAGATTGGAACATCCCGGTAAAGAATGTGTGTGGTATCTGGGTTTCCTTCATATCCCGGAATCCGATTGTATTTCCGCAATTTCTCGTACACTTTCACATCCATTTTCATCATGCGTGGCCCTCCATCCGTACAACTGGAATCAATCCGCCTTCTCTGGCGGGTAATTGGTAATGAACAACTCCTTAACCGGCTGCCGGCCGCTTTGTTGTCTGCAGAGGGTATACCGGGTTTCCACCTCTTCGATGTAAAACGGTTTGTACCATTCACGAACCACAGGATGGTCGTTAATGCTGAGGAGAAATTTCCCTTTAATCCCGGTCAGCAAATCCCGCAATTGAAGCTGATGCTCTTTTGTGAATTTGTAAATGTATCCCGAAAGCTCGAAATAGGGAGGATCGCAATAAAAAAAAGTGTCCGGCGAATCGTACCGCGGGATCACTTCTTCAAAGGACCGGTTTTCAATGTACACTCCGATCAGTCGTTCATGGGTCTCCTTGAATTTCTTCTTCACATCGCTCATATTATAGGCGGGCCTTGTCCGGGAGTATCCCCAGTCGTCACAATCGTTGTATTTGCCCCCGAAATGGGAATAGACCCGGTAGTAGAAGTCATAGGCGCGCGTCACGGGGTCCCGTTCCTCGTTCCTTCGCGCCATGATCCGTTGGAATTCGTCGCGGGCGTACAAAGCCCATTCAAACCTTTGCGCCAACTCCTCCCAGTTTTCCTGGATCACGCGAAAAAAATTCACCAGCTCCGAGTTAATGTCGGCAAACACCTCGACTTTTGACCGTTCCTTTCCGAACAACACCCAACCGGCGCCTCCAAAAACTTCCACATAGCACGTATGAGGGGGAAAACGACGGATGATTTCTTTCCGCAAGCGGGATTTTCCCCCTTGCCAACGAATCGGGCTTTTGAGCATACCGATTCCTCCTTTGCCTAGACGCTGTTTCTGTCGATGGAAGGATGGCTGTTGCCATTCCCCATTCCTTGTGACAAATAAGTCCGCAATGTCTTTCCCCGGTAAAAAATGCGATCATCCGGTACACTCAGGTCTTTCGCATACTGAAAAACTTTGTCCAGGATACATTTCCATTGGGAACTCTGTCCCAGAAAATAGATTTCTTTCCCCGGTACAACCCCTACGAGATAAAATTCACCCTGGTCTTTGATATACAACTGTAAATCCATGGCACAACCGACGCTTTTTTTAGAAAAAAGAAACGGGTTAGTATTCCCTCGGAAGCAAAGCCGTGGCTACGAGATAATCACCGTAATTATCGAAAATCACCCATATTTTTTCAGGTAAATGGAGATTCACGGTGTCCAGGATTTTGTCGTTCCCATCGGTAATCTCTACCCGCCCATTTTTCGGTTGAAAGGAAATAAACGGCGATTTGTCTTTATGGGCGATCGCTTTGTCAAACAACGTCCGTAGCACATGAGGGGGCAAATCCAGTCTTTCAACGCCCCTTGTCATCACCGTTTGAATCGGCTTTCCCATACGAATCCTCCTCATTTCCAAAATTCAAAATGGTCAAATGGCATAAAAAAACGACTTCGTTTCCGAAGCCGTACTTGCCCTTATGCTGTTACCAGCGTCTAGAACAAAAAATCATAAGAACTCGTTTTCCTGAACTTGCGATAAAATTCTTCCGGGTCGTGGCAATTCAGTTTGACGGTTAAGTACCCTTTTTCGGCCAACGGGTCGACCATGCGATCCAGCACGATACCGCCGCACTTCACCACATCCGAAGCATACGCATCCAGATCTCCGTTGTGCTCACATTCCCGAAAACGCAATATGACTCTAATCTTTCTCACCCCTGTTTTTTACGGGCTATGTTGACCGGAGGCATTTTTTGAGATCGCAGAAGAAACAAGCCGTTGTACAGAATTTGTATCAGATCCCGATGGACCACCCAAGGTTCGACAACCATTCTGCCCGTTTTCACATTGACAACCCGGAATGCGACCGATTGCGGAGCGGTCGGAAGAAATTTCATTTGTACAGCATACATGGGAGGGGTCCCTTTTCTTCCAACCTCCTCCCACCCGTCTTTAAGCAAAGAATAACTCTGCGTCTTCTTCCAAATCATGATATCTCTTTCCTTTCCACTGCAGCGGTTCCCGAGTATATATCTGTTTTCTAACTACGGAATCCATTTTTCCATCGGGTCGACCGATTGACCGTGCTCTGTCATCCCCAGATGGAGATGCGGTCCAGTGGAACGGCCCGTTGATCCGACCGCTCCGATCATTTGGCCGGTATAAACGAACTGACCGGCTTCCACACCGATCACCGACAGATGCCCGTAAAAACTATCGACTCCATTTTGATGGTCGATGCGAATGTAATGGCCATACCCTCCGTAATTCAACGAAGCGGCCGTGACGAACCCGTCCCGAATGGCCAATACGGGTGTTCCTACCGGAGCGGGCAAATCGATCCCGTCATGGAACGCGGTTTCCTCTGTAAATGGATCGCTGCGTAGGCCGTATGAGCTTGAGACCGTGGTATGGCCGATCAACGGCCACAGCCAACCGTCCACCCGAATCAAGGCGGATCGGTACTTCGCTTCCACATCGACAATTTTCGCGATTTCGTCTTCTCCCAGCCGAAGCGAACGAAGCGCATCATCAAAGGATCCCTGCCAGTGGGATACGGTTGCCGCAAGCGAAAAGATGGCATCTTCGGGATTGTCGGGATCCATCGCTCCATCTCCATCGCCGTCGCGGTGAAATTGCTCCCAAAGAAAGTCGGGAAGACCTGAAAAACCAACCCCTTCATTCACGGCGGGATGGCGGCCGAAATCCGTATTCACTTTGACGATGGCCGCAAGCTGCGACCAGGAAACGAAGCCGTTTTCCGCCCGCAGAAAGACCGTTAGCAGCGGAAGGGGAACGTCGAGTTGTTCCACATGGCCCAAAGGTGTCCCTTTGTAAGTGGCTTCCGATGAAGCAACCAGCATTCCCATCAGCGCCACGCCCAACAACAGAAACAGCATCACCAGCATCACGCCGCCGATGCCGACGGAACCGATGATCCAGTACACCCGCTTTTTATTCGTCTGCGGCATTCATGGAAGCCTCCTGTCGATGTTCCATTCCCATCACTCCGTCTCCTCGTCGCTTTCCGGTTTCGGCTTTCGTTTGGGCCACCATTGCTTGGCCTTGTCTTTGGTCCTGTTCCAGGATTCCTTCGTCTTATTCCAGGATTCTTTCGTTTCGTTCCAGTGCTGCGTCACTTCGGCTTTGGTGGTTTGGTACATCTGATGCGGCGTCGGCGCTTCAAAAAAGCTGAGGATGTGCTGCAAAATCTTTTTGCGGAACAGGAAGGCGCAGAAAAACAAAAGGCCGACAAAGATTTGCTGGATGACCAGCAGCCCCGAGCCCCTTGCCACAATGTCGGAAATCAGCAACGTGAGTCCCAAATAAAAGCCGTAAACCACCTTTGTCCCCAGCGTCCCGATGAGCCACGTAACCCACTTGCGGGTGAATGCAAAACCCCTTTCGGGAAAAACACCGAGCAGAAACACGATTGGCGCAAGGATGATGATG
The DNA window shown above is from Thermicanus aegyptius DSM 12793 and carries:
- a CDS encoding SAF domain-containing protein, whose translation is MPFRGQQRKRIIMISFVCILIILFFATGMVLYSFLQTKETTAQMKAEYEARIQELQNREAAQKTRMVVVVRDLPAGTVLKTEDLRVLDLAADLVSENLITDPKQAVGKVTKIELRANTPLVSSMLFEEGPVPRDLRLQEFNVIQLPTNLQKGQYVDVRINFPTGQDYIVLSKKKVQELSGNIVWYTMDEREILMASSAIIDAYLQGAKLYALAYVDPGMQEAAIPNYPPNPKVLNLMETDPNILETAKTELARQLRTRLDNDLKAMSDVDKMKVVHGSVTVQQQLQNERIATQQNNASRQTIQPPAEPPAGQENGQARPGNDPAAGQPSPVPEASPGETKEMPPENGQEKPPANKLEDVFNQPPSAS
- a CDS encoding AAA family ATPase; the protein is MRLVLFRPCHREEWINRLRGKGWVVRVLHEAHKVRGKLVVLDAADASWEKFVPVFVRKKMTVLLLSDENIPKEKWAAIGISNVITPTDETDFEAYVSSPSTSRESSLLFEEDEDMEPDDPVPLSHRAQKAPSEEVIPQNEQHEQEKFPRFILGHEPVSSVSMPPSGLWTQKESETPAAPVSAALARYAPSVLAAYAAKGGVGTTTFLLHLAAKLAREGGRVCILDLDLMHGSVASTLQLQPNKTIADLVRRIEDGKASQACLLKTKMGFFIVAAPAKAGTLILEREQLIAVVRFLKSEMDTVLIDTPVHLDAITKLALEQAEQLWLMTTDEPASIRNLGRMKPFLSALYPSPDIAVVWNRMREKIPKDRLRELLPWPYALDLPEDEAVGEGIRRGECATKGAYAARIHAFVDRYWFGKGIHEEPRWNRFFRFKRF
- a CDS encoding DUF5049 domain-containing protein, producing MIQVSQKVYEGLEAVRQSGRTNMLDVPVVIYWAEVLGYPETANWIRQHRNEYARGVFEGFESKP
- a CDS encoding prepilin peptidase, producing MSVGLVATMALLAAWYDGKDHIIPNGVSLGGIFCGFLLNVLDGNTMESLTGFLSASILIVPYLKGWLGGGDVKLMMAYGTLLGPSRFASLCLWASMFSLLWLALACTQHQRVENKKISFAIPLAAAALLMCGRSITISAD
- a CDS encoding DNA adenine methylase — encoded protein: MLKSPIRWQGGKSRLRKEIIRRFPPHTCYVEVFGGAGWVLFGKERSKVEVFADINSELVNFFRVIQENWEELAQRFEWALYARDEFQRIMARRNEERDPVTRAYDFYYRVYSHFGGKYNDCDDWGYSRTRPAYNMSDVKKKFKETHERLIGVYIENRSFEEVIPRYDSPDTFFYCDPPYFELSGYIYKFTKEHQLQLRDLLTGIKGKFLLSINDHPVVREWYKPFYIEEVETRYTLCRQQSGRQPVKELFITNYPPEKAD
- a CDS encoding M23 family metallopeptidase; translated protein: MPQTNKKRVYWIIGSVGIGGVMLVMLFLLLGVALMGMLVASSEATYKGTPLGHVEQLDVPLPLLTVFLRAENGFVSWSQLAAIVKVNTDFGRHPAVNEGVGFSGLPDFLWEQFHRDGDGDGAMDPDNPEDAIFSLAATVSHWQGSFDDALRSLRLGEDEIAKIVDVEAKYRSALIRVDGWLWPLIGHTTVSSSYGLRSDPFTEETAFHDGIDLPAPVGTPVLAIRDGFVTAASLNYGGYGHYIRIDHQNGVDSFYGHLSVIGVEAGQFVYTGQMIGAVGSTGRSTGPHLHLGMTEHGQSVDPMEKWIP